Proteins encoded in a region of the Haloarcula sp. CBA1129 genome:
- the rnhB gene encoding ribonuclease HII, producing the protein MRFGVDEAGKGPVLGSMFAAAVRADPVALPDGVGDSKDIKPERRERLAGEIRESADAVGLAEIPVDRIDADGTDMNTLTVDAQATALSAVARDGLSGTVDAGDTDAERFGRRVADAVDTDLTVTAEHGADETNPLVGAASIIAKVARDAHVRELADEYGDVGSGYPSDPTTRAFLADYVDHHGELPACARRSWSTCDDVLAAASQATLGDF; encoded by the coding sequence ATGCGATTTGGCGTCGACGAAGCCGGGAAAGGACCAGTTCTGGGGTCGATGTTCGCCGCCGCCGTCCGAGCCGACCCCGTGGCCCTGCCTGATGGCGTCGGTGACTCGAAGGACATCAAGCCGGAGCGCCGTGAGCGACTCGCCGGCGAAATCCGTGAGTCGGCCGACGCTGTCGGCCTTGCCGAGATTCCGGTCGACCGCATCGACGCCGACGGGACGGACATGAACACGCTGACCGTCGACGCGCAGGCAACGGCGCTCTCGGCGGTGGCCCGTGACGGCCTGTCGGGCACGGTCGACGCCGGCGACACGGACGCAGAGCGGTTCGGCCGGCGGGTCGCGGACGCGGTCGACACCGACCTGACAGTGACCGCGGAGCACGGGGCCGACGAGACGAACCCGCTGGTCGGTGCGGCCTCAATTATCGCGAAGGTCGCCCGCGACGCACACGTCAGGGAACTGGCCGACGAATACGGCGACGTTGGGTCGGGCTACCCCAGCGATCCGACGACGCGGGCGTTTCTCGCGGACTACGTCGACCATCACGGCGAATTGCCGGCGTGTGCTCGCCGGTCGTGGTCGACGTGTGACGACGTCTTGGCGGCGGCGTCACAGGCGACGCTGGGCGATTTTTAG
- a CDS encoding undecaprenyl-diphosphate phosphatase — translation MNPILVAILLGLLQGVLEWIPVSSEGGVALASTVVTGVSPAAATRLALFLHAGTAVAATAYYRTEVRTILRSIRQLSRRPFADETADLSFIVIATAATAVTGLPAYLVLDAAVSGLEGGLFLALVGGLLVITGLLQRFASALSLGEREVPDWLDAVLVGVLQGLAILPGVSRSGTTVSALLLRGHEGESSLRLSFLLSIPAALAANALVLIDDGVPAIDPLPAVVALVVSAVVGYLTVDALVRLVRQVPFWAVCTVFGGLGVVGGLLVAL, via the coding sequence ATGAACCCGATTCTCGTCGCTATCCTGCTGGGCCTGCTGCAAGGGGTGCTGGAGTGGATTCCGGTCTCTAGCGAGGGCGGCGTCGCGCTCGCCTCGACAGTAGTCACGGGCGTCTCGCCCGCCGCCGCGACTCGCCTCGCGCTCTTTCTCCACGCCGGGACGGCCGTCGCGGCGACGGCTTACTACCGAACCGAGGTCCGAACCATCCTCCGTTCGATTCGGCAACTCTCGCGCCGCCCGTTCGCCGACGAGACGGCAGACCTCTCCTTTATCGTCATCGCGACGGCGGCGACCGCTGTCACCGGTCTCCCTGCATATCTGGTGCTCGACGCAGCCGTTTCGGGGCTAGAGGGCGGGCTCTTTCTGGCGCTGGTCGGTGGGCTCCTCGTCATCACTGGCCTGCTCCAGCGCTTCGCCTCGGCGCTGTCGCTGGGCGAGCGCGAGGTTCCCGACTGGCTTGACGCCGTTCTCGTCGGGGTGTTGCAGGGACTGGCTATTCTTCCCGGTGTCTCCCGGTCCGGGACGACAGTGAGTGCGCTGTTGCTCCGGGGCCACGAGGGCGAGTCGTCGCTTCGGCTCTCGTTTCTGCTGTCGATTCCAGCCGCACTCGCCGCAAACGCACTGGTCCTCATCGACGACGGCGTGCCGGCGATTGACCCGCTACCGGCCGTCGTCGCCCTCGTCGTGAGCGCCGTCGTCGGCTATCTCACCGTCGACGCGCTGGTCCGACTGGTGCGGCAGGTCCCGTTTTGGGCGGTCTGTACGGTGTTTGGCGGTCTTGGCGTCGTCGGCGGGCTGCTCGTCGCGCTGTGA
- a CDS encoding preprotein translocase subunit SecD, with amino-acid sequence MSTLRENWRVALLVVLLLTSAIALFVPGVPPGTSADGPTGESGPAASGSEPLTNLNYGIQLSGGTRLRAPIVGITAENVNVTQADSTQLEQTVADELDLDTVDVRVRPITSERSAGAVEVVTKDVTHQELRTALENNGYQPTNVRDGVTPETRQQMVDAVDEKLRTSALSGASVQIVNVPGGQHFISITAPDRDREELVDLLNERGTVKIYAVYPGGENGTFVREEVLKRSQMSDISAADREGIGWAVYITVSPDAADEFAQRMVDAGFGDGAPCGNYNHSDIQQTTASGSADPAFSNDEPGCLVHTLNGEVVTARGVTPDLGQSFANGEFANDPVYVMQTGSSEDPAATANEIELNLRAGQLPAPLDLSEDSGSSLDPALAEQFKQNSLLTGLLAVLAVSLVVYVRYKRVEVVVPMVVTALSEVFILLGFVAFVQYPLNLSHLAGFIAVIGTGVDDLIIIADEILQQGEVETGRVFQSRFRKAFWVIGAAAATTIMAMSPLMVLPLGDLSGFAIITIVGVLIGVLVTRPAYGDILRNLVLDED; translated from the coding sequence ATGAGCACCCTTCGAGAAAATTGGCGAGTCGCTTTGCTGGTCGTGCTTCTCTTGACCAGTGCTATCGCGCTGTTCGTTCCCGGTGTCCCGCCGGGAACGAGTGCCGATGGACCGACCGGCGAATCTGGTCCAGCAGCGAGTGGATCCGAACCGTTGACGAACCTCAACTACGGTATTCAGCTCAGCGGTGGGACCCGTCTTCGCGCCCCCATCGTCGGCATCACTGCCGAGAACGTCAACGTGACACAGGCGGATTCGACCCAGCTTGAGCAAACAGTGGCCGACGAACTTGACCTCGACACGGTAGACGTCCGGGTCCGACCGATCACCTCTGAACGAAGCGCGGGGGCTGTCGAGGTTGTTACAAAAGACGTCACGCACCAAGAACTCCGAACGGCACTTGAGAACAACGGGTATCAGCCGACCAACGTCCGTGACGGCGTGACCCCGGAGACGCGCCAACAAATGGTTGACGCCGTTGATGAGAAGCTCCGGACCTCAGCGCTCAGCGGTGCGTCAGTTCAAATAGTGAACGTTCCCGGTGGCCAACATTTCATCAGTATTACTGCCCCGGACCGGGATCGAGAGGAACTCGTCGACCTACTGAACGAGCGTGGGACTGTCAAAATATACGCTGTGTATCCCGGCGGTGAAAACGGGACCTTCGTCCGCGAGGAAGTGCTCAAGCGCTCTCAGATGAGTGACATATCAGCTGCTGATAGAGAGGGAATCGGCTGGGCAGTGTATATCACAGTCAGCCCGGATGCTGCCGACGAGTTCGCACAGCGAATGGTCGATGCCGGATTCGGTGACGGAGCTCCGTGTGGAAACTACAACCATTCGGATATTCAGCAAACGACCGCCAGTGGATCAGCCGACCCTGCATTTTCCAACGACGAACCCGGCTGTCTGGTCCATACGTTAAACGGCGAGGTTGTTACGGCCCGGGGCGTGACGCCGGATCTCGGTCAGAGCTTCGCTAACGGCGAGTTCGCCAACGACCCCGTGTACGTGATGCAAACCGGAAGCTCGGAAGACCCCGCTGCAACGGCCAATGAAATCGAACTGAACCTTCGAGCCGGGCAGCTTCCAGCGCCCCTTGACCTCTCCGAAGACTCCGGTTCATCGCTCGACCCGGCGCTTGCCGAACAGTTCAAGCAGAATTCGCTACTGACCGGACTACTGGCAGTCCTTGCGGTCAGTCTTGTGGTCTATGTGCGATACAAACGGGTTGAGGTCGTCGTCCCGATGGTCGTCACGGCGCTGTCGGAGGTGTTCATCCTCCTCGGGTTCGTCGCCTTCGTGCAGTATCCGCTGAACCTCTCACATCTGGCCGGGTTCATTGCGGTCATCGGCACGGGGGTCGACGACCTCATCATCATCGCCGACGAAATCCTCCAGCAGGGAGAAGTCGAGACGGGTCGCGTGTTCCAGAGCCGCTTCCGCAAGGCGTTCTGGGTCATTGGAGCGGCCGCGGCGACGACTATCATGGCGATGAGTCCGCTAATGGTCCTCCCGCTCGGCGACCTCTCCGGGTTCGCTATCATCACCATCGTGGGCGTCCTCATCGGCGTGCTCGTGACGCGCCCGGCCTACGGTGACATCCTTCGGAACCTCGTACTGGACGAGGACTGA
- a CDS encoding DUF5812 family protein, translated as MTEIEGTFLVTNADDASATLRNVADSQVLTLSDNPGVEAGEVVEGTVEPEPPMEVTYTVTEVAERRRIPVETVDLAPTAQTTEIAAEQASGELTTVERAGEGEVHVLTVPEDETAEAATEVVEDEATLSRAARLGVDRVEVRTAEGVVSVRYLPD; from the coding sequence ATGACAGAGATCGAAGGAACGTTTCTGGTCACGAACGCCGACGATGCATCGGCGACGCTTCGGAACGTCGCGGACTCGCAGGTACTGACACTGTCGGACAACCCCGGCGTCGAGGCCGGCGAGGTAGTTGAGGGAACGGTCGAACCAGAGCCGCCGATGGAGGTCACCTACACCGTCACCGAGGTTGCCGAGCGGCGACGGATTCCTGTCGAGACGGTCGACCTCGCGCCGACAGCGCAGACGACGGAAATCGCGGCCGAGCAGGCCTCAGGAGAGCTAACGACCGTCGAACGCGCCGGCGAGGGCGAAGTCCATGTCTTGACCGTCCCGGAGGATGAGACGGCCGAGGCTGCGACCGAGGTCGTCGAGGACGAGGCGACCCTCTCGCGGGCGGCTAGGCTCGGCGTCGACCGCGTCGAGGTTCGGACCGCAGAGGGCGTCGTCAGTGTGCGCTATCTGCCGGACTGA
- a CDS encoding universal stress protein, whose protein sequence is MYEHILVPTDGSETAENAVDQAIDIASKYGATVHALYVVDVDATSYSLGTEQVDRIRQGHLDEMTEVKADADEATGYVRDRAAEHGIAVEEHVTAGEPARAIRKFVEDNDIDLVVMGSHGRSGLKRVILGSVTEKVLRRTRLPVLVVDVHGETDVEV, encoded by the coding sequence ATGTACGAACACATCCTCGTTCCGACGGACGGTAGCGAAACCGCGGAGAACGCGGTCGATCAGGCGATAGACATCGCCTCGAAGTACGGCGCGACGGTTCACGCGCTCTACGTCGTTGACGTCGACGCCACCAGCTACTCGCTGGGCACGGAGCAAGTCGACCGCATCCGTCAGGGTCACCTCGACGAGATGACCGAGGTGAAAGCAGACGCAGACGAAGCGACCGGCTACGTCCGCGACCGGGCCGCCGAACACGGCATCGCCGTCGAGGAGCACGTCACCGCCGGCGAGCCGGCTCGGGCCATCCGGAAGTTCGTCGAGGACAACGACATCGACCTCGTCGTAATGGGGTCACACGGCCGTTCGGGCCTCAAACGCGTCATCCTCGGCAGCGTCACGGAAAAAGTACTCCGACGGACGCGACTCCCGGTGCTCGTCGTTGACGTCCACGGCGAAACGGACGTGGAAGTCTAA
- the secF gene encoding protein translocase subunit SecF, with amino-acid sequence MFEFEVPEVDYTQYSNRQLVAVPLVVLVLSLAIIGGWWAVTGAPVDRGIDFTGGTELTIGTNATLTNEEIEATFDEPVVSVQGITTTSESTYENQYVVTFDNSTNVTSVRSSVQSAEQLSLLGSGTTSPLFGGQNQRLAVIGIGVAFLGMSLLAFAFFRTFIPSIAIVISAFSDIMIPLAIMNLLGIKLSLGIVAAFLMLIGYSVDSDILLNNHVLRRSGGFYESTYRAMRTGVTMTLTSIAAMTVMAVAATLFGIGLMADIGLILVLGLTADLMNTYLLNVTLLRWYKYEGVNR; translated from the coding sequence ATGTTCGAGTTCGAGGTCCCGGAAGTCGATTACACCCAGTACTCGAACCGCCAGCTGGTGGCGGTTCCGCTGGTGGTGCTTGTGCTTTCGCTCGCAATCATCGGTGGATGGTGGGCGGTCACCGGGGCACCAGTCGACCGGGGCATCGACTTCACTGGCGGGACGGAATTAACGATCGGGACAAACGCGACGCTCACAAACGAGGAAATCGAAGCCACATTCGATGAGCCGGTGGTTTCGGTGCAGGGTATCACGACGACTTCGGAGTCCACGTACGAGAACCAGTACGTCGTTACCTTCGACAATTCGACCAACGTGACTTCGGTTCGGTCCTCTGTCCAGTCGGCAGAGCAACTGTCACTGCTGGGGAGCGGAACGACATCACCGCTGTTTGGCGGACAAAACCAGCGTCTTGCAGTCATCGGTATCGGGGTCGCATTCCTCGGGATGAGCCTGCTCGCCTTCGCCTTCTTCCGCACATTCATCCCGAGTATCGCCATTGTTATCTCGGCGTTTTCGGACATCATGATTCCGCTCGCGATAATGAACCTCCTTGGAATCAAGCTCTCACTGGGAATCGTCGCAGCATTTCTCATGCTGATCGGATACTCCGTTGACTCGGATATTCTGTTGAACAATCACGTTCTCAGACGTTCCGGTGGCTTTTACGAATCGACGTATCGTGCGATGCGAACCGGTGTGACGATGACGTTGACCTCTATTGCAGCGATGACAGTGATGGCGGTTGCAGCCACACTATTCGGGATCGGCCTGATGGCCGACATTGGCCTGATACTAGTTCTTGGACTGACAGCAGACCTAATGAACACGTACTTGCTTAACGTTACGTTGCTTCGCTGGTACAAGTACGAGGGGGTAAACCGATGA
- a CDS encoding tRNA pseudouridine(54/55) synthase Pus10 encodes MSILEDARAALATGPLCDSCLGRLFADRSFGLANAERGHALRVTVALADDDPFEESEDCWVCENECDRFDWWAEQAASAVRGYEFDTYQVGTKVPPLLEENDELLREDVGLEPDAGEALKTELNREVGKRIGDLTGAEVEFGRPAVQLTLNLSTDEVETHVNSAFVYGRYRKLERDIPQTKWPCNDCNGTGLWQGEPCDGCDGSGYRYDESVEQLSAPVVLEAMDGEEAVFHGAGREDVDALMLDSGRPFVIEVLEPRKRDVAADELEADINAFADGKVEVTDLHLATHDMVERVKELDASKTYRMDVEFGDVVDADALQDALSELDGATIQQETPQRVTHRRADITRTRTVYDAEGELTDDRHAELRIHGEGGLYVKELVSSDEGRTEPSLAGLLDTDAVVTALDVIDVQGEDEPFAKAEYLKE; translated from the coding sequence ATGAGCATACTCGAGGACGCCCGTGCGGCGCTTGCCACCGGGCCGCTATGTGATTCCTGTCTCGGCCGACTCTTCGCCGACCGGAGTTTCGGGCTGGCCAACGCCGAACGGGGCCACGCCCTGCGGGTGACGGTTGCACTCGCAGACGACGATCCCTTCGAGGAGAGCGAAGACTGCTGGGTCTGTGAAAACGAGTGCGACCGGTTCGACTGGTGGGCCGAACAGGCCGCAAGCGCCGTCCGCGGCTACGAGTTCGACACCTACCAAGTCGGGACGAAAGTGCCGCCGCTGCTGGAGGAGAACGACGAACTGCTCCGGGAGGACGTTGGGCTTGAACCCGATGCTGGCGAGGCGCTGAAGACCGAACTCAACCGCGAAGTCGGCAAGCGGATCGGTGACCTGACCGGCGCGGAGGTGGAGTTCGGTCGCCCGGCGGTCCAGCTCACGCTCAATCTCTCGACGGACGAGGTGGAGACACACGTCAATTCGGCGTTCGTCTACGGCCGCTACCGGAAGCTCGAACGCGACATCCCCCAGACGAAGTGGCCCTGCAACGACTGCAACGGAACTGGGCTGTGGCAGGGCGAGCCCTGTGACGGCTGTGACGGCAGCGGCTACCGCTACGACGAGAGCGTCGAGCAACTGTCCGCACCCGTCGTGCTAGAGGCGATGGACGGCGAGGAGGCGGTGTTCCACGGTGCCGGCCGCGAGGACGTGGACGCCCTGATGCTCGATTCGGGTCGGCCGTTCGTCATCGAGGTGCTGGAGCCGCGCAAACGCGACGTGGCTGCCGACGAACTCGAAGCCGACATCAACGCCTTCGCCGACGGGAAGGTCGAAGTGACGGACCTCCACCTGGCGACACACGATATGGTCGAACGCGTCAAGGAACTGGACGCTTCGAAAACCTACCGGATGGACGTTGAGTTCGGAGACGTGGTCGACGCCGACGCCCTGCAGGACGCGCTATCGGAACTGGATGGGGCGACCATCCAGCAGGAGACGCCCCAGCGGGTGACCCACCGCCGGGCCGACATCACCCGGACGCGGACGGTGTACGACGCCGAGGGAGAACTGACCGACGACCGCCACGCCGAACTCCGCATTCACGGCGAGGGCGGTCTGTACGTGAAGGAACTCGTCTCCAGCGACGAAGGCCGCACCGAGCCGAGCTTGGCCGGCCTGCTGGACACCGACGCCGTGGTGACGGCGCTCGACGTAATCGACGTACAGGGCGAGGACGAACCGTTCGCGAAAGCCGAGTATCTCAAAGAGTAG
- a CDS encoding glucose-6-phosphate isomerase has translation MHVDIGAALASAADPGVERATLDDLDDRVAAAHDRIEQGRDDDEFGYASLNLPEATDAETIRDAVAPVADAESVITVGIGGSALGAKTITEALADDPGSHVVLDNVDPEHVRRTLDGLSLADTAINVVSRSGTTAETLANFLVVREAYEDRGVDWTERIVVTTGESGPLRALADQHDLPTLPVPKGVPGRFSALSSVGLVPPAILGIDIEGLLAGGRAAADDLAPSLYDSPAYAYGAMAYALEEEGAIVNAVMPYAERLESFGEWFAQLWAESLGKDGRGQTPARALGATDQHSQLQLYRAGHRDKVVTFVRPRERADVAIPDPDHEDLSYLAGTDLGGLIDAEYEATVASLPAADRPALEVEIDRLDAENLGELLYAMEAACVLVGELAEVETFTQPAVEWGKNATRALIRGEDTEETAVIDDRERLRIGETESL, from the coding sequence ATGCACGTCGATATCGGAGCCGCGCTTGCCAGTGCTGCCGACCCGGGCGTCGAACGGGCGACACTCGATGACCTAGACGACCGAGTGGCCGCGGCCCACGACCGAATCGAACAGGGGCGGGACGACGACGAGTTCGGCTACGCGTCGCTGAACCTCCCCGAAGCAACTGACGCCGAGACCATCCGGGACGCTGTCGCCCCGGTCGCCGACGCCGAGTCGGTCATCACCGTCGGTATCGGTGGCTCCGCGCTGGGGGCGAAAACCATCACCGAGGCGCTGGCCGACGACCCGGGCAGTCACGTCGTGCTGGACAACGTCGACCCGGAGCACGTCCGGCGGACGCTCGACGGCCTCTCGCTCGCCGACACAGCCATCAACGTCGTCTCGCGTTCGGGGACGACGGCGGAGACGCTGGCGAACTTCCTCGTCGTCCGCGAGGCCTACGAGGACCGCGGCGTCGACTGGACCGAGCGTATCGTCGTGACGACGGGCGAGTCCGGCCCGCTCCGGGCGCTCGCCGACCAGCACGACCTACCGACGCTGCCGGTGCCGAAGGGCGTCCCGGGCCGTTTCAGCGCGCTCTCGTCGGTCGGGCTCGTCCCGCCGGCTATCCTCGGCATCGACATCGAGGGACTGCTTGCCGGCGGCCGGGCAGCGGCCGACGACCTCGCACCATCGCTGTACGACTCGCCGGCCTACGCCTACGGCGCGATGGCCTATGCACTCGAAGAGGAGGGCGCGATAGTCAACGCTGTCATGCCCTACGCCGAGCGACTGGAGTCCTTCGGCGAGTGGTTCGCACAGCTCTGGGCCGAGAGTCTGGGCAAGGACGGCCGGGGCCAGACACCGGCGCGGGCGCTGGGCGCGACTGACCAGCACTCCCAGCTCCAGCTGTACCGCGCCGGCCACCGCGACAAGGTCGTCACGTTCGTCCGGCCGCGCGAGCGGGCCGACGTGGCGATTCCCGACCCGGACCACGAGGACCTGTCGTATCTCGCCGGGACCGACCTCGGCGGCCTCATCGACGCGGAGTACGAGGCGACAGTGGCGAGCCTGCCCGCGGCCGACCGGCCGGCGCTGGAAGTGGAAATCGACCGGCTCGACGCCGAGAACCTCGGCGAGCTGCTGTACGCGATGGAGGCCGCCTGCGTCCTCGTCGGCGAACTCGCGGAGGTGGAGACGTTTACGCAGCCGGCCGTCGAGTGGGGCAAAAACGCCACGCGAGCGCTCATCCGCGGCGAAGACACCGAGGAGACGGCAGTTATCGACGACCGTGAGCGGCTGCGGATCGGTGAAACGGAGTCCCTTTAG
- a CDS encoding mechanosensitive ion channel family protein, producing the protein MQLGSGVLDLLSGLPAWQGFLVLVGSGIALALVIRVFGDRLLRRVTPHIEGDIDDIVFRGIHTAVYVTVGLGGAYAGAQIYDIRPAVAVSLEAGTLSLVVIVWMVILLRIGRRASTIATDSAYIDRQMVPILQNVWSALISGGGILLLLLLWDIDVTPLLASAGIMGIIVGLAARDTLANFFGSLSLYLDGTYAVGDFVVLETGERGRVEDISVRSTVIRTRDDIRVTVPNSKLNNAAIINESTPRRKRRIRVPVGVAYGTDIDRVEEILLELAEAEDLVQDRPNPRVRFREFGDSALNFELLCWVSNPALTARATHELNSAIYKRFQTEDIEIPFPQRSVSISAAEVPGELFEQAQSKGKGTDDGVTGE; encoded by the coding sequence ATGCAACTGGGAAGTGGGGTGCTGGACCTGCTGTCGGGGCTGCCGGCTTGGCAAGGGTTTCTCGTGCTCGTCGGCAGTGGGATAGCGCTCGCGCTGGTCATCCGTGTCTTCGGTGACCGACTGCTCAGACGGGTCACACCACACATCGAGGGCGACATCGACGACATCGTCTTCCGCGGGATCCACACCGCCGTGTACGTCACGGTCGGCCTCGGCGGCGCGTACGCCGGCGCACAGATATACGACATCCGCCCAGCCGTCGCTGTCTCGCTGGAAGCCGGGACGCTCTCGCTGGTCGTCATCGTCTGGATGGTGATTTTGCTGCGTATCGGCCGCCGGGCGTCTACTATCGCGACGGATTCAGCGTACATCGACCGGCAGATGGTCCCCATCCTCCAGAACGTCTGGAGCGCGCTCATCTCCGGCGGTGGTATCCTGCTCCTGCTGCTACTCTGGGATATCGACGTGACGCCGCTGCTGGCCTCCGCGGGGATTATGGGCATCATCGTTGGGCTGGCGGCCCGGGATACGCTGGCGAACTTCTTCGGCTCGCTGTCGCTGTATCTCGACGGGACGTACGCAGTCGGCGATTTCGTCGTGCTGGAGACCGGCGAACGCGGCCGCGTCGAGGACATCTCCGTCCGCTCGACAGTCATCCGTACCCGCGACGATATCCGCGTCACCGTCCCGAACTCGAAGCTCAACAACGCCGCCATCATCAACGAGTCGACGCCGAGACGCAAGCGCCGAATCCGCGTCCCTGTCGGCGTCGCCTACGGGACGGACATCGACCGCGTCGAAGAGATCCTCCTAGAACTGGCTGAAGCCGAGGATCTCGTTCAGGACCGGCCGAATCCGCGGGTCCGGTTCCGGGAATTCGGCGACTCCGCGCTGAACTTCGAACTCCTGTGCTGGGTCAGCAATCCGGCCCTGACAGCCCGTGCGACGCACGAACTCAACAGCGCGATTTACAAGCGGTTCCAGACAGAGGACATCGAGATCCCGTTTCCCCAGCGGTCGGTTTCCATCTCGGCCGCGGAGGTTCCGGGCGAACTGTTCGAGCAAGCGCAGTCGAAGGGCAAGGGCACAGACGACGGCGTGACTGGTGAGTGA
- a CDS encoding CheF family chemotaxis protein, which translates to MSGDERKLVDTSGDFQYVVRDGNQVSDPKWRSCRLIVTNKRLILATNGSKQPIPHSNITLPSNPDDLIPDGGTGGATALEVGNNVLLVDTPNMDDFETEYVRATLQGEVILARQQAVVGGVVQEDAEWSKARFQLDDDIIRLQFPGGKSTSFEIEDVGTIETGTSTVMGQEREVIEVEHTDEQGRSVETHVSGMDHHTRALKTLFTRVIEGREDDYELSEMESQVLMALYSGVSPFEMSDFVGTSPDEVEEIYQKLLDIGAVDEVRVRTEVALNAQGRNMASEAMSEK; encoded by the coding sequence ATGAGTGGTGACGAACGCAAGCTAGTCGACACGTCGGGGGACTTCCAGTACGTCGTCCGCGATGGCAATCAGGTGTCCGACCCGAAGTGGCGCTCCTGTCGACTCATCGTCACCAACAAGCGGCTCATTCTCGCGACGAACGGCTCGAAACAGCCCATTCCACATTCTAACATTACCCTCCCGTCGAACCCAGACGACCTGATTCCTGACGGTGGCACCGGCGGCGCGACGGCGCTTGAGGTAGGCAACAACGTCCTGCTCGTCGACACGCCGAACATGGACGACTTTGAGACGGAGTACGTCCGCGCGACGCTACAGGGTGAGGTCATCCTTGCGCGACAGCAGGCGGTCGTCGGCGGCGTCGTGCAAGAGGACGCCGAGTGGAGCAAGGCTCGGTTTCAACTGGACGATGACATCATCCGCCTCCAGTTCCCCGGAGGCAAGAGCACGTCCTTCGAAATCGAGGATGTCGGAACTATCGAGACCGGGACCAGCACCGTGATGGGTCAGGAGCGGGAGGTCATCGAGGTCGAACACACCGACGAGCAGGGCCGCAGCGTCGAAACCCACGTTTCGGGGATGGACCACCACACGCGGGCGCTGAAGACGCTGTTCACTCGTGTTATCGAGGGTCGCGAGGACGATTACGAGCTTTCGGAGATGGAGAGTCAGGTGCTGATGGCGCTGTACTCCGGCGTCTCACCCTTCGAGATGTCTGATTTCGTCGGAACCAGTCCGGACGAGGTCGAGGAAATCTACCAGAAATTGCTCGATATCGGGGCCGTCGACGAGGTCCGGGTCCGCACCGAAGTCGCGCTGAACGCGCAGGGCCGGAATATGGCGAGTGAAGCGATGAGTGAGAAGTAG
- a CDS encoding CPBP family intramembrane glutamic endopeptidase, which produces MDDTAANWGVLAAGIGLVVLVATETGVVSWMTPGTTVGPVTARQIAAAGFVIAALAFSLVRHGALDRRQAGLGAVGASAIAMLATLVAFFGPEFRPGVEATVGIAVYLTVLAGGVTVALGWALSTGVPNDRLYTVARALSVATGIGLAGFLVGTLFAQFVVLGAALAGLVSAGALDGGTVTGPAYVTLTIGIGVGFVGFGAAVAGRLGRSWDDLDLRRPGLRDIGYSVGGVVVLMVALFGFSYIIQALGLEAARSSVEELAREDPSFLLVMIPLAFLTIAPSEEFIYRNIIQKYLYDDFSEIRAIVLTSAVFGVVHFGQYAAGTPTQTVLSLLLVFVLSTLLGLSYLKTENLLVPIFIHGAFNAIQFLTLYIEITGNPAI; this is translated from the coding sequence ATGGACGACACTGCCGCGAACTGGGGTGTCCTCGCCGCTGGCATCGGTCTCGTCGTACTCGTCGCCACGGAAACCGGCGTCGTTAGCTGGATGACACCGGGGACGACGGTCGGCCCGGTCACCGCTCGACAGATCGCTGCCGCCGGGTTCGTCATCGCCGCGCTTGCCTTCTCACTTGTCCGTCACGGCGCTCTCGACCGACGGCAGGCAGGTCTCGGCGCGGTCGGAGCAAGCGCCATCGCGATGCTCGCGACGCTCGTCGCTTTCTTCGGACCTGAGTTCCGTCCCGGCGTCGAGGCGACCGTCGGAATCGCCGTGTATCTCACAGTGCTGGCCGGGGGCGTGACGGTCGCGCTGGGCTGGGCGCTTTCGACTGGCGTCCCGAACGACCGGCTGTACACGGTCGCCAGAGCGCTCTCGGTCGCGACTGGCATCGGTCTGGCCGGCTTTCTCGTCGGCACGCTGTTTGCCCAGTTCGTCGTGCTCGGAGCCGCGCTTGCGGGGCTCGTCAGCGCCGGGGCGCTTGACGGCGGGACCGTCACCGGGCCGGCATACGTCACGCTCACTATCGGTATCGGTGTCGGCTTCGTCGGCTTCGGAGCAGCCGTCGCCGGCCGGCTAGGTCGGAGCTGGGACGACCTCGACCTCCGTCGACCCGGACTCCGCGACATCGGCTACAGCGTCGGCGGCGTCGTCGTCCTCATGGTCGCGCTCTTTGGTTTCAGTTACATCATTCAGGCCCTCGGCCTCGAAGCCGCCCGGAGCAGCGTCGAAGAACTGGCCCGCGAGGACCCGTCGTTCCTGCTCGTGATGATTCCACTGGCGTTTCTCACTATCGCGCCAAGCGAGGAGTTCATCTACCGGAATATCATTCAGAAGTACCTCTACGACGATTTCAGCGAGATTCGGGCAATCGTGCTCACCAGCGCCGTCTTCGGCGTCGTCCACTTCGGGCAGTACGCTGCCGGGACGCCGACACAGACTGTCCTCTCCCTGCTGCTGGTGTTCGTCCTCTCGACGCTGCTGGGCCTGAGCTATCTCAAGACTGAGAATCTCCTCGTTCCGATCTTTATTCACGGAGCGTTCAACGCAATTCAGTTCCTCACATTGTACATCGAGATTACAGGAAATCCGGCAATTTGA